A genomic region of Pirellulales bacterium contains the following coding sequences:
- a CDS encoding PQQ-dependent dehydrogenase, methanol/ethanol family, with protein sequence MMKTCVVLLAACLGFISAIAIAADVPPFRNTDDLEDGQWLTASKDYANTRYSGLKEITPENVGQLQVAWTFSTGVNRGQEAAPLVVGDTMYVIAPFPNILYALDLKNEGAMKWKYEPHPSAIAQGVICCDFITRGCAYADGKVIINTLDDYTIGVDANTGKELWKTKLGEVTTGETMAMAPLIVKGRALVGNGAADFGVRGWLAAVDIKNGNIDWRAWSTGPDKDCLIGDEFKPFYENDRGKDLGVKSWPPGKWEIGGGRVWAWISYDSELDLIYYGTSNPAPWNSDVRPGDNKWTSGIFARRPSDGQAKWFYQCSPHDLWDHDAVNECVLLDLQIGGITRKVMVHPDRNGYVYVIDRATGEVLSATPFCRITTSKGVDLKTGRLIRVEEKNPAVGKVVHDAAPSAPGGKDWCPSAYSPHTGLLYMPHLNMSMDYEEQDVNYIAGTPYLGIEEKFYAGPEGNLGEFTAWDPVKAD encoded by the coding sequence ATGATGAAAACGTGCGTCGTTTTGCTGGCGGCTTGTTTGGGTTTCATTAGTGCCATAGCAATTGCCGCCGATGTTCCCCCATTTCGCAATACGGATGATCTCGAAGACGGCCAGTGGCTCACGGCTTCAAAGGATTATGCCAATACCCGCTATAGCGGATTGAAAGAAATCACGCCGGAAAATGTTGGCCAGCTTCAGGTCGCGTGGACTTTTTCTACAGGTGTCAACCGCGGGCAGGAAGCGGCGCCATTGGTGGTGGGGGACACAATGTATGTCATCGCGCCATTTCCAAACATTTTGTACGCTCTCGACTTAAAAAATGAAGGCGCGATGAAATGGAAATATGAGCCTCACCCTTCGGCCATTGCCCAAGGCGTTATCTGCTGCGATTTCATTACGCGCGGCTGTGCATATGCCGATGGAAAAGTGATTATCAACACTCTTGACGACTACACAATCGGAGTCGACGCAAATACAGGCAAAGAACTCTGGAAGACGAAGCTCGGTGAAGTAACGACGGGGGAAACGATGGCGATGGCCCCGCTCATTGTCAAAGGACGTGCTTTGGTCGGCAATGGGGCTGCTGACTTTGGCGTGCGCGGATGGCTGGCGGCTGTTGATATCAAAAATGGAAACATCGATTGGCGGGCCTGGAGCACGGGACCGGACAAAGATTGCTTAATAGGCGACGAGTTCAAACCATTTTATGAAAATGATCGTGGCAAAGACCTAGGCGTCAAATCGTGGCCGCCTGGCAAATGGGAAATTGGCGGCGGTCGTGTGTGGGCTTGGATTTCGTATGATTCCGAGTTGGATTTGATTTATTACGGAACGTCGAATCCCGCACCCTGGAATTCCGACGTGCGTCCCGGCGACAACAAATGGACATCGGGGATCTTTGCACGTCGACCGAGCGATGGCCAAGCAAAGTGGTTTTATCAATGTAGCCCGCACGATCTTTGGGATCACGATGCGGTGAACGAATGCGTGCTGCTTGATTTACAAATCGGCGGCATCACGCGCAAAGTAATGGTGCACCCTGATCGCAACGGTTATGTGTATGTCATTGACCGTGCAACCGGTGAAGTGCTTTCGGCCACCCCATTCTGCCGGATCACGACGAGTAAAGGCGTCGATTTGAAGACCGGCCGCTTAATTCGCGTCGAAGAAAAAAATCCGGCAGTTGGTAAAGTGGTTCATGATGCAGCACCGAGCGCTCCCGGAGGCAAAGATTGGTGTCCTTCTGCTTATTCTCCACACACAGGCCTCTTGTACATGCCCCACTTGAACATGTCGATGGATTATGAAGAACAGGATGTCAACTACATTGCGGGCACACCTTATTTAGGAATCGAAGAAAAGTTTTATGCTGGACCAGAGGGCAACTTGGGGGAGTTCACCGCTTGGGATCCTGTTAAAGCCGAT
- a CDS encoding SRPBCC family protein, translating to MKPKPLIFWMFATVGTVGIASALVRTRTKKKSLSAGPSHSKSSLAILVRSLGRMGAGLTGPALVIHFLRNRSPFSLALGALGLGISGRGTIKVKSQKLLHSSAHAHPVDTRKGMIIHAPITEVYDLLSNPENYPRFSDIFAEARELADDHYQKVLLLPGGLKVFFDELITRRIPNKLVASRSGPDSQIKFTKEARFKSLQSNRTKVQFWLRYYPPAGIIGHTAAKLFGYDPQALLEDLLQRAKLFLETGRQPEDATDHATPERPPVKSVGI from the coding sequence TTGAAACCGAAACCTTTGATATTTTGGATGTTTGCAACTGTTGGAACCGTTGGCATTGCTAGTGCCTTGGTGCGGACACGTACAAAGAAAAAATCTCTAAGCGCGGGGCCTTCCCATTCCAAAAGCTCGTTGGCCATTCTGGTAAGATCGCTGGGGCGAATGGGGGCTGGGTTAACTGGACCGGCATTAGTTATCCATTTTTTGAGAAATCGATCGCCATTCTCCTTAGCCTTAGGGGCCCTGGGTCTCGGAATATCCGGTCGAGGAACGATCAAAGTTAAGTCACAAAAGCTCTTGCATAGCTCTGCGCATGCCCATCCAGTAGACACTCGCAAGGGGATGATCATCCATGCCCCCATCACCGAAGTCTACGACCTGCTTAGCAATCCGGAAAACTACCCGCGTTTCAGCGACATTTTCGCCGAAGCCCGTGAACTCGCGGATGACCATTACCAAAAAGTGTTGCTTTTGCCCGGTGGGTTAAAAGTTTTCTTTGACGAGCTTATCACTCGTCGTATCCCGAATAAACTTGTAGCATCTAGGAGTGGACCGGATTCACAGATCAAGTTCACGAAGGAAGCACGTTTCAAATCTTTGCAATCCAACCGCACAAAGGTTCAATTCTGGCTTCGGTATTATCCGCCGGCGGGGATTATTGGACACACAGCGGCTAAATTGTTTGGTTATGATCCTCAGGCCTTATTGGAAGACTTACTTCAGCGGGCCAAACTGTTTCTAGAAACGGGTCGGCAGCCGGAAGACGCGACAGATCACGCCACTCCTGAACGACCGCCGGTAAAAAGCGTTGGTATTTAA